In Zingiber officinale cultivar Zhangliang chromosome 1A, Zo_v1.1, whole genome shotgun sequence, a genomic segment contains:
- the LOC121996216 gene encoding beta-glucosidase 26-like has translation MNLKGSSTFFFSFILLLVAQCVYGYKRNNTNLVSKVHKLSRDAFPHDFVFGTAASAYQVEGEALKGGRGPSIWDAFVKIPGLIPNNATGDVTDDEYHHYKEDIDIMKEHNFDAYRFSISWTRIFPNGTGAINWEGVDYYDRLIDNLILKGIIPYANLYHYDLPLALQNEYLGWLSPKIVDAFADYAEFCFKRYGDRVKNWFTFNEPRVVAALGFDTGSQAPGRATGSKFGGNSSTEPYIVAHNLILSHAAAVNRYREKYQKEQQGKIGILLDFVWYEPHTYSDKDKAAAQRAKDFHVGWFIHPLTYGYYPQSIQDIVKERLPKFTNDEVELVRGSYDYLGINQYTTYYVKDNSTTNPKPISYQDDWLIEFKYDRNGVPIGPRAHSDWLYIVPWGLYKAVTYVKENYGNPIVFLSENGMDQPGNVTLPKGLQDTQRRHFYHNYISELKRAIDDGASVIGYFAWSLLDNFEWRLGYTSRFGIVYVDFKNKKRFPKESARWFKKILQRS, from the exons ATGAACCTTAAAGGGTCCTCcacatttttcttttcatttatttTACTTCTCGTAGCCCAATGTGTATAtggttataaaagaaacaacacgAACCTAGTTTCAAAAGTGCACAAGCTAAGTCGTGATGCCTTCCCTCATGACTTTGTATTTGGCACCGCTGCATCTGCTTATCAAGTTGAGGGAGAGGCACTCAAGGGTGGTCGAGGACCTAGCATTTGGGATGCATTTGTAAAAATTCCAG GTCTCATTCCAAATAATGCAACGGGTGATGTAACAGACGATGAGTATCATCATTATAAG GAAGATATTGACATTATGAAGGAGCACAATTTTGATGCTTATAGATTCTCGATCTCTTGGACTAGAATTTTCCCAA ATGGAACTGGAGCCATTAATTGGGAAGGTGTTGACTATTATGATAGGCTAATTGATAATTTAATACTCAAAG GTATTATTCCATATGCCAATCTCtatcactacgatcttccattgGCACTCCAAAATGAGTATTTGGGTTGGTTGAGTCCGAAGATAGT GGATGCATTTGCGGATTATGCTGAGTTTTGCTTTAAGAGATATGGTGATAGAGTGAAAAATTGGTTCACATTCAATGAGCCAAGAGTGGTGGCAGCTCTAGGTTTTGATACTGGTTCTCAAGCCCCTGGAAGAGCTACTGGTAGTAAATTTGGAGGAAACTCATCTACGGAGCCTTACATTGTAGCTCATAATCTCATCTTATCTCATGCTGCAGCAGTTAATAGATATCGTGAGAAGTACCAA AAAGAGCAACAAGGAAAAATTGGAATTCTTCTAGATTTTGTTTGGTACGAGCCTCACACTTACTCTGACAAGGATAAAGCTGCTGCTCAGAGAGCTAAAGACTTTCATGTGGGATG GTTCATTCACCCTCTGACATATGGATACTATCCTCAATCCATTCAAGACATTGTTAAAGAAAGATTGCCAAAATTTACTAATGATGAAGTGGAGCTAGTTAGAGGTTCATACGACTATTTGGGAATTAATCAATACACAACTTATTATGTTAAGGATAATAGTACAACGAATCCTAAACCTATTAGTTATCAAGATGATTGGCTCATCGAATTTAAAT ATGATCGAAATGGGGTACCAATTGGACCAAGG GCCCATTCTGATTGGCTCTACATAGTTCCGTGGGGATTGTATAAGGCAGTGACATATGTTAAGGAAAACTATGGCAATCCAATTGTCTTTCTATCTGAAAATG GCATGGATCAACCGGGCAATGTCACGCTTCCAAAAGGCTTACAAGATACTCAAAGGAGACATTTTTATCATAACTACATTTCTGAACTAAAGAGAGCTATAGATGATGGTGCTTCAGTGATTGGGTACTTTGCATGGTCTCTTCTTGATAACTTTGAATGGAGACTAGGATACACATCAAGGTTTGGTATTGTCTATGTTGACTTTAAGAATAAAAAGCGCTTCCCAAAGGAATCAGCTCGTTGGTTCAAGAAGATTCTCCAAAGGAGTTAa